In Candidatus Binatia bacterium, the DNA window CGTGTCATCGATCGCAGCCAGCTGATTCTCGATATTTTCGCAGGCCGAGCCCAAAGCCTTGAGGGAAAACTGCAGGTCGAGTTGGCACAGCTCGAATACCTTGTTCCACGACTCACCCGCCACTGGACCCACCTCTCGCGGCAACGAGGGGGAGGGGTGGGGACCCGCGGGCCTGGCGAGACCCAGCTCGAGGTCGACCGCCGTAGCGTGCGGGACCGGATGGCCATGCTCCGCCGACGCCTGAAGGAGGTCGCCCGGACCCGCGACCTGCACCGACGAGAGCGGGCCGAAGTCCCGTTCCCCACCGTGGCCCTTGTCGGCTACACCAATGCCGGCAAATCCACACTGATGCGGGCCTTGACGGGGGCGGATGTCCTGATCGACGATCTGCTTTTTGCCACGCTCGATCCCACGGTGCGAAAGTTGAACCTCGAGCGGTCGGGGCGAGTGCTTTTAAGCGATACGGTTGGGTTCGTTCACAAATTGCCGCACGAACTCGTCGAGGCCTTCAAGAGCACACTCGAGGAGGTGCGCCAGGCAGATTTGCTGATCCACCTCATCGACAGCTCGAGTGCCGCGCAGGAGATTCACCGCAGTGTCGTGCGTCAGGTGCTCGCGGAGATCGACGCCAGCGATATTCCGATACTCGAAGTCTGGAACAAAACCGATCGCGTACCACAGGAAGCGCAGATGGAGATACAGGCGATAGCGCGACGCGAAGGCGGTGTCGCCATCTCGGCCGCAGCAGAGATCGGCCTCGAGGATCTGCAAAGAGAGCTGGATCGGCGAATTTCCAGAAATTTGATCCGAGAACAGTTTTTCATACCGATCGAGCGAGGCGATCTCCTCGCCCGACTGCACCGTGAAGGCTCGGTCCTGAAAGCCACGAGCGATGATCGCGGGACTCAGGTAGAAGCTTTGGTGAACGAGAAGCTTGACGGTCAGATTCGGCGAGCTCTCCAGAGACCCGAACCATGCTGAATATCCCGAACAGCCTGACGCTTTTGCGAATTGCCGCGATCCCGGGAATCGTCATCGCGCTGGACTACAGCCACTTCGGGCTCGCTTTTGCACTCTTCATTGCCGCCGGAGTCACCGACAGCCTCGACGGCGCCATCGCGCGCATGATGAAAACGCGCACGGAACTCGGGGCCTATCTCGACCCGCTCGCCGACAAGGGCCTGGTCCTGACACTCCTGATATCGTTGGCTTCCCTGGGCAAAGTACCGGAGTGGGTCGTCACCATCATCGTGACCCGAGACGTGGTCTGTCTGGGCGGGTATTCCTTGCTCTTTTTCCTGACCGGGGAGCAGATGGAGGTTCGACCGAGCTGGACAGGCAAGCTGGCCACATTTCTCCAGATTACCGGGATCGGCGGGGCGCTGCTCCTCCTATGGCAACCACAGCTCGACCTTGCAGTGATCGATCAAATCCTTCTGCAATCCGCCGCGATCGTAACTGCATTCGCAGGATCCGAGTACGTGCTCCGCGGCCTTCAGTGGTACCAGACCCGCCCCGACTAACGACAGGCCAGAGGCTTGTAATCGTGACGACAGGGCGGTCCGGCGGCATGATGAAACTCTGCCACTCCCGCATCGTCAAGCATGACCATGGTGGAGGATCGGGTGCCATACCCCTCGGTATGAATACAGATTTGGTCCGTCGGCTGTCGATCATCAACAGCCGTGAGGTGATCCGACAACACCTCCCGCAAATCGGAGCGAAGTCGAGCGCGGTCGTTGTGCTCGAGAAAGCTGTCACCAGCACGAGAAAAGAATTTCCATGAATGCGAGATGCGTGAACACTCGTGATCGTTCACGTCGAGGTTGGTGAGCACGTGAAGCCCGGGCGCCAGTTCGAGGACTTCGGTTGATGCAGCTCGGTTCTGAGCGACGTAGGCATTCCGCCCGTCGGCTACCAGGATATTGAAGGGATTATGCTGTTCAGGCGATACGCCTCGCAGGAACTCGGCGGCCACCGATGCATCCGCCAGCTTGGCGAGATCGAGACACAACTGGCCCCGAGACTCTCGCGCTTCGTCCGAGGGATGCTCGACCCGCCGATTGAGCACTCCAACCACCAGCCCCGACTCCGAGAGAGTCAGCCACGACCCGCCGGCAACCTGGTCCTGGCCGCCAAAGACCCTCGGCGACTCGGCCAGAATATGCGGATCCAGTGTCGGGCGAGCCAGAAACTCATCACGGTTCGCCGCGACCACGACCGGAAGGTCACGGAAAAGGCGGTGGTAGATCGCCAAAGTGCACATCGCGGCTCATCCTAGCGAAGCCGGGACTCCGGATCGAGTCAGCAGAGTTCTCGGCAGAACTTCCGTTGCGCCGTTCCAGATGCCACACTGTGGGCAGGAGTCACATCATGTTTGCATCGATCGAAGAGGTTATGGAGCGGTTCGCCGCCCAGCAATATATCTGCAACCGGGCTATCGCGACGGTCGTTTTCCTGGCCGCCAAAATGCGAAAGCCCATCCTCGTCGAAGGCCCGGCAGGCGTCGGCAAGACCGAACTGGCCAAGGTCGTCGCACTCGCGACTGGCCAGCCCTTGATTCGGCTGCAGTGCTACGAGGGTCTGGACGAAGCAAAGGCCCTCTATGAGTGGGAATACGGCAAGCAGCTTCTATACACCCAGCTGCTCAAGGACAAGATCAGCGATATCTTGACCGGAACGACGACCTTGGACGAAGCCGTGCAACGAATCGGCGATCAGGATGGCGTATTCTTCTCGGAACGGTTCATTCTGCCTCGGCCACTTCTCGCTGCAATCAAGTCCGAGGAACCGACGGTACTGCTGATCGACGAGATCGATAAGGCCGACGCCGAATTCGAGGCCTTCCTGCTCGAGGTCCTGAGTGACTTCCAGGTCAGCGTCCCCGAACTCGGGACCATCGAAGCTCGCTCGCGTCCTCTCGCCATCCTGACCAGCAACAATAGTCGAGAAGTCTCTGACGCGCTGAAACGTCGCTGTCTCCATCTATTCATCGACTTCCCGAACCGAGAACAAGAAGAAAAAATTGTTCGGCTCAAGGTGCCCGAGCTCGAGTCCGCTCTGGCGGAACAAGTGGTCGCCTTGGTGCAAAAGGTCCGCCGACTCGATCTGAAAAAATCACCCAGCATCAGCGAGACCCTCGACTGGGCCAAGTCCCTGGCCATCCTCAACGTCGACTCGCTTGGCGAAGAAGCCGTGCGCGATACGCTGAGCACGATTTTCAAATACGAAACCGATATCCGAAAAGCCGAAAAGGAATTGCGAGATTTCGTCGCGCGAAAGAAGGCCGCTGCTGATGCCGCAGAAAAAGCGTCCGCAGATACGACCAAAGACGATATTCTCCACTAGATTAAAGTGCAGTCACGACTCCTCGAATTTGCGGAGCTTCTCCGCCACCACGGACTGAGAATCAGTCCGGCCGAAAGCCTTGATGCTCTGGCAAGCCTCGAGATTGCGGGGCTGAGCGATCGCGAAATCATGCGCGGGGCCCTCCGCGCCACGATGATCAAACGCGCCGTGGACGTACCGGTATTCGACGACCTCTTCGACGTCTACTTCTCGGCTCTCGGGGATAGCGTCCGTGAGGCCTCCGCCAATGCCGAAGGTGCACTCGAGCAATCGCTTGAGGAGATGCGGGAACTTCTCGCCAAACTGGAGGAGATCCTTCAGGGACAGGATATGGAGCTGTCAGATATCGCGAAGGCGCTCCTGGAACAGGATGAGGGCGCTCTCGAACAACGCCTGCGAGAGGCGATGGAAGAGGCTCAGGGACAAGCGCAGGGGGAGGGCAACCTCCGATTTCGACCCGGACAGTTCGCGAACGCCCTTGGAGAAGCCTTTGGCCTTCCTACCCTGGGAGGCGAGCTCGACGGGGCTGCTGATGCGGCCGAAGAAGGTCTCGGCGATGAAGACGCCGCCAAGCTACGCGAAATGATCCGTCAGCGAATGGCCGAGATGCGCGAGATGATGAAGCGCGCGGCGAACGTCGAGAAAAGCCAGCAGCAAGGCCAGCCAAGGGACGATGCCGGTCTCGGTGAAATAGGCGAAAAGAGTTTCTACTATCTGACCGAGGATGAAATTCGTCGGATGAAGGAAGCTGTCGCCAAGCTGGCGCGCCGACTGCGCAACGTGATCGCGGTCAAACGGAACCGTGCAAAACGTGGCAACTTCGATCTCCAGCGCACGCTGCGCCACAATATCGGGTACGGCGGCATTCCGTTCGACGTGCGCTTCCAGCGAAAAAAGAAGCACAAACCACAGATCGTCGTGCTCTGCGACGTCTCTGATAGCGTGCGAAATGTTTCTCGCTTCATGCTTCAGTTTGTCTACGCCCTGCAGGACCTTTACTCGCGTGTGCGCAGCTTTGTCTTCGTGGCCGAGATCGGCGAAGTTACCGAGCTATTCGAGGAACACGAAGCGGGCAAGGCACTTGAATTGGCGCTCCGCGGGGACATCATCAACATCTTCGCGCACTCCGACTTCGGCCGTGCCTTCAAGGACTTCCACGCCGACCATTTACAAGCCATCGATCGGCGCACCACGGTGATCATTCTCGGGGATGCCCGAAACAACTATAATCTCCCCCAGGGCTGGGTGCTGCGCGATATCCAACAAAAAGCGCGTCAGGTCATCTGGCTGAACCCCGAGGGACGCACGACTTGGGGGTTCGGAGACAGTGAGATGGACCAGTACAGCCCATATTGCGACGTCGTGCAGGAGTGTCGGAATCTCAACCAGCTGTACCGGGTGATCGACGAGTTGTTGGTCGTCTGAACCCCTCGAGAAATCACAGCAAGAATGTCAGCCCCGGTTTGCTCTCAGGTTTGACCCCGACCCGGACCGTCGCTACGACTAAGGCATGGAAACGTCGGAAGCGATCCGCATGAAGGTCGGAGAATTGACCGTGGACCCGACCTCCAAAACCCCGATCGTCGTTCTGCGCGACGCCGAGAACCGCTTGAGCCTGCCGATCTGGATCGGAGGCCTCGAAGCGAACGCTGTCGCCAGTGAGCTTGAGGGGTTCAAGGTCTCACGACCACAGACACACGATCTCCTGACGAATATTTTGCAGGAGGCCTCGATCGAGGTCCTGAGCGTAGCGATCTGCGATATCCGCGAGAACACCTACCACGCCGAAATTACCCTTCGCTCCGGCGAGAACACCTGGAGCACGGATGCTCGGCCGAGCGACGCAATCGCATTGGCCCTGAGAGCCAAATGCGAGATCTGGGTGGCCAAGCATGTTCTCGAACAATCCAGTATGGTTGCCGACGAAGACGCCGGAGCTGACAATACAAACCTGTCTTCCGTAGAGCCCGAAAAGTGGTCGGAGATCCTGCAGGATATGGGGCCCGACGATTTCAAATACAAAATGTAGTCAGAAATGACTCTCCCGACTGAAAGCATCTGATGAGCAAAAGCCAATCGAAGAAAAACTTCCGCAAAGAGATCAAGCAACCGGATGAGTTCGTCGTCCAGAGCAACCGGGCCATTCTCTGGGCGCAGGACAACCCCGACAAGCTCAAGGTCGGATTGGGAATCTTCGCGGTTGCCCTGGTCATCATCGCCGTTGTCGGAACTTGGCAGGAATCGCGAAATCAGGAGGCGGTTTCCGACTTCTACGCTGCCAGCGAAATTTACCGTGGTGAAAAATGGGAACCCGCCTTGGCCGATTTCGAGACTCTCGCGGCAAACTATGACGGCACCACCTATGGCAAGCTTGCCAATCTCTACGCCGGCAGCAGCGCCTTGCACCTGGAAAAATACGCCGATTCCATCAAATATTATGAGGCCTATCTGGCAGACAGCATCAACAGCGATGCGATCAATCAAATAGCGCGCCTCAATCTCGCGGCCGCCATGACCGGCGCCGGAGACGCCGCGGCCGC includes these proteins:
- a CDS encoding bifunctional nuclease family protein, translated to METSEAIRMKVGELTVDPTSKTPIVVLRDAENRLSLPIWIGGLEANAVASELEGFKVSRPQTHDLLTNILQEASIEVLSVAICDIRENTYHAEITLRSGENTWSTDARPSDAIALALRAKCEIWVAKHVLEQSSMVADEDAGADNTNLSSVEPEKWSEILQDMGPDDFKYKM
- a CDS encoding NRDE family protein, with the translated sequence MCTLAIYHRLFRDLPVVVAANRDEFLARPTLDPHILAESPRVFGGQDQVAGGSWLTLSESGLVVGVLNRRVEHPSDEARESRGQLCLDLAKLADASVAAEFLRGVSPEQHNPFNILVADGRNAYVAQNRAASTEVLELAPGLHVLTNLDVNDHECSRISHSWKFFSRAGDSFLEHNDRARLRSDLREVLSDHLTAVDDRQPTDQICIHTEGYGTRSSTMVMLDDAGVAEFHHAAGPPCRHDYKPLACR
- the hflX gene encoding GTPase HflX, with protein sequence MAKSRTSHSIVPKQETAYLVGFDNGRIDADNLPLHESLDELERLCESAGARVIGRNSQKRPQADIRTYVGAGKVQEIRDEVYEHCADLVVFDDPLTVAQLRNLERELGLGPGGEPCVRVIDRSQLILDIFAGRAQSLEGKLQVELAQLEYLVPRLTRHWTHLSRQRGGGVGTRGPGETQLEVDRRSVRDRMAMLRRRLKEVARTRDLHRRERAEVPFPTVALVGYTNAGKSTLMRALTGADVLIDDLLFATLDPTVRKLNLERSGRVLLSDTVGFVHKLPHELVEAFKSTLEEVRQADLLIHLIDSSSAAQEIHRSVVRQVLAEIDASDIPILEVWNKTDRVPQEAQMEIQAIARREGGVAISAAAEIGLEDLQRELDRRISRNLIREQFFIPIERGDLLARLHREGSVLKATSDDRGTQVEALVNEKLDGQIRRALQRPEPC
- a CDS encoding MoxR family ATPase codes for the protein MFASIEEVMERFAAQQYICNRAIATVVFLAAKMRKPILVEGPAGVGKTELAKVVALATGQPLIRLQCYEGLDEAKALYEWEYGKQLLYTQLLKDKISDILTGTTTLDEAVQRIGDQDGVFFSERFILPRPLLAAIKSEEPTVLLIDEIDKADAEFEAFLLEVLSDFQVSVPELGTIEARSRPLAILTSNNSREVSDALKRRCLHLFIDFPNREQEEKIVRLKVPELESALAEQVVALVQKVRRLDLKKSPSISETLDWAKSLAILNVDSLGEEAVRDTLSTIFKYETDIRKAEKELRDFVARKKAAADAAEKASADTTKDDILH
- a CDS encoding VWA domain-containing protein, encoding MQSRLLEFAELLRHHGLRISPAESLDALASLEIAGLSDREIMRGALRATMIKRAVDVPVFDDLFDVYFSALGDSVREASANAEGALEQSLEEMRELLAKLEEILQGQDMELSDIAKALLEQDEGALEQRLREAMEEAQGQAQGEGNLRFRPGQFANALGEAFGLPTLGGELDGAADAAEEGLGDEDAAKLREMIRQRMAEMREMMKRAANVEKSQQQGQPRDDAGLGEIGEKSFYYLTEDEIRRMKEAVAKLARRLRNVIAVKRNRAKRGNFDLQRTLRHNIGYGGIPFDVRFQRKKKHKPQIVVLCDVSDSVRNVSRFMLQFVYALQDLYSRVRSFVFVAEIGEVTELFEEHEAGKALELALRGDIINIFAHSDFGRAFKDFHADHLQAIDRRTTVIILGDARNNYNLPQGWVLRDIQQKARQVIWLNPEGRTTWGFGDSEMDQYSPYCDVVQECRNLNQLYRVIDELLVV
- a CDS encoding tetratricopeptide repeat protein yields the protein MSKSQSKKNFRKEIKQPDEFVVQSNRAILWAQDNPDKLKVGLGIFAVALVIIAVVGTWQESRNQEAVSDFYAASEIYRGEKWEPALADFETLAANYDGTTYGKLANLYAGSSALHLEKYADSIKYYEAYLADSINSDAINQIARLNLAAAMTGAGDAAAARGQLEKAAAASGPANPEVQLALARNYEDAGDADDAVEAYKAYLEAAPQGAAVSAVQAAVVNLGGTLPAPAAPSFPGNIQVSQQ
- the pgsA gene encoding CDP-diacylglycerol--glycerol-3-phosphate 3-phosphatidyltransferase; this translates as MLNIPNSLTLLRIAAIPGIVIALDYSHFGLAFALFIAAGVTDSLDGAIARMMKTRTELGAYLDPLADKGLVLTLLISLASLGKVPEWVVTIIVTRDVVCLGGYSLLFFLTGEQMEVRPSWTGKLATFLQITGIGGALLLLWQPQLDLAVIDQILLQSAAIVTAFAGSEYVLRGLQWYQTRPD